One genomic region from Pseudomonadota bacterium encodes:
- a CDS encoding nitroreductase family protein has protein sequence MELTDVIRTTNACRYYKPDAVPDKLLLKVLDAARWAPTGSNKQPITFLAVRDAAKRRALHDLYQPLWDAILPRYESGEAKAGFKPGFLKHVDHFARHLAEVPVMVVVCADMTQVTALDANLGRLPLTGGSSIYPAVQNLLLAARDVGLGTTLTTILALAEKDVQALLGMPSHVAVAAMITLGWPAKPFPARLHRKPLSEFAFLDSYGQALPGAERMD, from the coding sequence ATGGAACTCACCGACGTCATCCGCACCACCAACGCCTGCCGCTATTACAAACCCGACGCGGTGCCCGATAAATTGCTGCTCAAGGTGCTGGACGCGGCGCGCTGGGCGCCGACCGGCTCCAACAAGCAGCCCATCACCTTCCTCGCGGTGCGCGACGCGGCCAAGCGCCGCGCACTGCACGACCTCTACCAGCCGTTGTGGGACGCCATCCTGCCAAGGTACGAATCCGGTGAAGCGAAGGCCGGTTTCAAGCCCGGCTTTCTCAAGCACGTCGATCATTTCGCGCGGCATCTCGCCGAGGTGCCGGTGATGGTGGTGGTGTGCGCGGACATGACGCAGGTCACGGCGCTGGACGCCAATCTCGGACGCCTGCCCCTGACCGGCGGTTCGTCCATCTACCCGGCGGTGCAGAACCTCTTGCTCGCGGCGCGCGATGTCGGCCTCGGCACCACGCTCACCACCATCCTCGCGCTGGCGGAAAAAGACGTGCAGGCGCTGCTTGGCATGCCGAGCCACGTGGCGGTGGCGGCCATGATCACGCTCGGCTGGCCGGCCAAGCCCTTCCCCGCCAGGCTGCATCGCAAGCCTTTAAGCGAGTTCGCGTTTCTCGACAGCTATGGGCAAGCCCTGCCGGGCGCCGAACGCATGGATTAA
- the corA gene encoding magnesium/cobalt transporter CorA encodes MLNLFALENGRLKGGLVQMPLDQFEIGPSTPIWVDLEAPTDAEKAWITSHFGLTIPDDVADEDIEESARFYEEDNGELHIRSDFLIDDDDNPRNVRVAFILFNQVLFSVHDEDLPVFRLLRLRARRIPALISDDRDVLLRLYDADVEYSADALEGIYDNLEAHSAAVLTTDVSDEEAGKVLAAIAHEEDLNGRIRRNVMDTRRAVSFLLRSHMLNPEQVEASRQLLRDIDSLDSHTAYLFDKINFLMDATVGFININQNKIIKIFSVVSVALLPPTLIASIYGMNFRFMPELDQSWGYPFALALMTASVAAPMIYFWRKGWLR; translated from the coding sequence ATGCTGAATCTGTTCGCGCTCGAAAACGGCCGCTTGAAGGGCGGCCTCGTGCAAATGCCCCTCGACCAGTTCGAGATCGGGCCCTCGACCCCGATCTGGGTCGACCTCGAAGCCCCCACCGACGCCGAGAAGGCCTGGATCACCAGCCATTTCGGCCTGACCATCCCCGACGACGTGGCCGACGAGGACATCGAGGAATCGGCGCGCTTCTACGAGGAGGACAACGGCGAACTGCACATCCGTTCCGACTTCCTCATCGACGACGACGACAATCCGCGCAACGTGCGCGTGGCCTTCATCCTGTTCAACCAGGTGCTGTTCTCGGTGCACGACGAAGACCTGCCGGTATTCCGCCTGCTGCGTCTGCGCGCACGGCGCATCCCGGCCCTGATCAGCGACGACCGCGATGTACTGCTGCGCCTTTACGACGCCGACGTCGAGTACTCGGCCGACGCCCTGGAAGGCATCTACGACAATCTCGAAGCCCACAGCGCGGCGGTGCTGACCACCGACGTCAGCGACGAAGAAGCGGGCAAGGTGCTGGCGGCCATCGCGCATGAAGAGGATTTGAACGGCCGCATCCGCCGCAACGTCATGGACACGCGGCGCGCGGTGAGCTTCCTGTTGCGCAGTCACATGCTCAATCCCGAACAGGTCGAAGCCTCGCGCCAGCTGCTGCGCGACATCGACTCGCTCGATTCACACACGGCCTACCTGTTCGACAAGATCAACTTCCTGATGGACGCCACGGTCGGCTTCATCAACATCAACCAGAACAAGATCATCAAGATCTTCTCGGTGGTGAGCGTGGCCCTGCTGCCGCCGACCCTGATCGCGAGCATCTACGGCATGAATTTCCGTTTCATGCCGGAGCTCGACCAGAGTTGGGGCTATCCCTTCGCGCTGGCGCTGATGACGGCCTCGGTGGCGGCGCCGATGATTTATTTCTGGCGCAAGGGCTGGCTGCGTTGA
- a CDS encoding glycosyltransferase family 39 protein, whose translation MAVDGGKDPGSAPWPRAYGVLLGGLCLLGIALRLSCMVRPYWIDEAWVLNSVASASLDDMFHYRHWLQTTPPGLLLVLRGLYLALPQHLDDLRWLSVASAVATLLSFTWLARSLLGRGAAALACAVFALSPTLVLYATELKQYSFDALAITVSLVCGRLYIEQPSSARLWRWTLCATLGLTLSFSAAFNLPALATVAVLVSDEARWRTRVRRLLPHLLLAAGTLAFVYLRYVHPHAGLESLRKFWATGFHAADSGAVLYYWRHNVGLLFDFLHIDTTRLAVLVPCLLASAGGVLGLLLRAGPTPRARALGVLLAMPVLATLVANALGLYPLGLYRMVAFLAPALVLLLALGLEFLFGLPLRRYVRRTGQACIDGLGAVAALVMTVHLAASLNIGWWAPSRDGGALLWRANTEILPALDYLREVDALGRPLFVHAVLEPVFRYYTRDAPLRAPVSFAGSGYPCCIPGRPWRGYLPVREEVSAEVAALEKRHGGRPFHVLLTARPNWPSDDWVGAYSAEFAKRGCAVAWRYDSYRVVLLRVVCGATP comes from the coding sequence ATGGCCGTTGACGGCGGCAAGGACCCAGGGTCGGCGCCGTGGCCGCGCGCCTATGGCGTGCTGCTCGGCGGTTTGTGCCTGCTCGGCATTGCCTTGCGCCTGTCGTGCATGGTGCGGCCCTACTGGATAGACGAGGCCTGGGTGCTGAACTCGGTCGCGAGCGCCAGCCTCGACGACATGTTCCACTATCGCCATTGGCTGCAGACCACGCCGCCCGGTCTGCTGCTGGTGCTGCGCGGTCTTTACCTGGCGTTGCCCCAACACCTGGATGACCTGCGCTGGCTGTCTGTCGCGAGCGCCGTGGCGACCCTGTTGTCGTTCACCTGGCTGGCGCGCAGCCTGCTCGGGCGCGGCGCCGCCGCGCTGGCCTGCGCGGTGTTCGCCTTGAGTCCGACGCTGGTGCTCTATGCCACCGAGCTCAAGCAATACAGCTTCGACGCGCTGGCCATCACCGTCAGCCTGGTGTGCGGCAGGCTCTACATCGAACAACCCTCGAGCGCACGCCTGTGGCGCTGGACGCTGTGCGCCACGCTCGGTCTCACCCTGTCGTTCAGCGCCGCTTTCAACCTGCCCGCGCTCGCGACGGTGGCGGTGCTGGTGAGCGACGAAGCGCGCTGGCGCACGCGAGTGCGGCGCCTGCTGCCGCACCTCCTGCTGGCCGCCGGCACGCTCGCCTTTGTCTACTTGCGCTACGTGCATCCGCACGCGGGCCTGGAGAGCCTGCGGAAATTCTGGGCGACGGGCTTCCACGCCGCGGACTCGGGCGCCGTGCTGTATTACTGGCGGCATAACGTCGGACTGCTGTTCGACTTCCTGCACATCGATACGACCCGCCTCGCGGTGCTGGTGCCGTGCTTGCTGGCGAGTGCTGGCGGTGTGCTGGGCTTGCTGCTGAGGGCTGGTCCGACGCCGCGCGCCCGCGCGCTCGGCGTGCTTCTGGCCATGCCGGTCTTGGCGACCTTGGTCGCCAACGCGCTGGGCCTGTATCCCCTCGGCCTGTATCGCATGGTGGCGTTTCTGGCGCCGGCGCTGGTGCTGCTGCTCGCGCTGGGCCTGGAATTTCTCTTCGGCTTGCCGCTGCGGCGTTATGTGCGGCGCACCGGCCAGGCTTGCATCGACGGCCTGGGCGCGGTCGCCGCGCTGGTCATGACGGTGCATCTCGCCGCCAGTCTCAACATCGGCTGGTGGGCGCCGAGCCGCGACGGCGGCGCGCTGCTGTGGCGCGCCAACACCGAGATACTGCCGGCACTGGATTACCTGCGCGAGGTCGACGCGCTCGGGCGGCCACTGTTCGTGCACGCGGTCCTCGAGCCGGTGTTTCGCTACTACACGCGCGATGCGCCGCTGCGCGCGCCGGTGAGCTTTGCTGGCAGTGGCTATCCGTGTTGCATTCCCGGTCGGCCGTGGCGCGGCTACCTGCCCGTGCGTGAAGAGGTCAGTGCCGAAGTGGCGGCGCTCGAGAAGCGCCATGGCGGTCGTCCCTTTCACGTGCTGCTGACGGCGCGTCCCAACTGGCCGAGCGACGACTGGGTGGGAGCCTATTCGGCAGAGTTTGCCAAGCGCGGCTGTGCCGTCGCGTGGCGTTACGACAGCTATCGAGTGGTGTTGTTGAGAGTCGTCTGCGGCGCGACGCCGTGA
- a CDS encoding FAD-dependent oxidoreductase, which yields MTVGQDSATLTLGIPGFTYADLYEPRALARLTATFDAYLADRDASVGARLAAFRACQGEGMTPEERSFVLTDAAPHLGAFLARLFRIEAAWDAQGAMIRDEDQTVLGFRNQFIEPLAKKYKGVDVASFDRAALTGAVQALRDAARDGARLVHDDEYLTARAAALLGADAPNPRFLAQLRQHAAWSALADDEMLTETARVALEQWCLTVQADDNFAPAASNAWVSFKQPAKTDVQHLVHHPEFDRGGYKAWAAEDKHRRRRDGFSLTDPRYGQRRVLYEVDHCIYCHDRDNDTCSKGMPNKKDGGFKTNALGVPVTGCPLGEKISEMHVVKRQGDNIGALALIVIDNPMCPGTGHRICNDCMKGCIYQKTEPVNIPQIETNVLTDVLNLPWGFEIYALLTRWNPLNVKRPQLAPYNGKKVMVVGLGPAGYTLAHYLLQEGFAVVGIDALKVEPLPAYLTGSATAPPQPVRDFATLYEDLDKRTNNGFGGVAEYGITVRWDKNFLKVIYLTLLRRRTFRAYGGVRFGGSLNLDDAWNFGFDHVALATGAGKPSIIGLKNNLIRGIRKASDFLMGLQLTGAAKHSSLANLQVRLPAGVIGGGLTAVDTATEVMAYYPRQVEKTLNRYEALCASLGVDAVRAKYDAEELGILDEFIAHGQAVRAERARAAAAGEQPDFAPLVKQWGGVTLFYRKSIHDSPAYRQNHEEVNEALQEGIYIATGMNPEEAFADEFGALKSVRFSRGKGEDDIELPLKALFVAAGTSPNIIYEQEHPGTFDLDGKFFRRFEPVDGKLKAVEGSLIPKLGAPSPFTSYERDGRYVTFYGDNHPVYAGNVVKAMASAKDGYPYIVDLFKDHIAALKDDEQPQREVDLHRFIARLDESFLATVVAVNRLTPTIIEVVAHAPAAAAKFEPGQFYRVQNPEAFAPRVDGTVLAPEGLALTGAWVDKEQGLVSLIALEMGTSSRLLQRCRPGDPLVVMGVTGAPTHIPRNSNVLMVGGGLGNAVLFSIGKALRAAGNKVLYFAGYKKPQDVFKLDDIEAAADIVVWSVDPGPEVEAIKPRRAQDRSFVGNVVQSMIAYAEGQLGEVTLPLETMEEVIVIGSDMMMAAVKRARFEVLKPYLKPDHAAIGSINSPMQCMMKGVCAQCLCKHVDPKTGEESFVYSCYNQDQPLDAVDFPNLRARLRQNTVQEKLSNMYLDHLLSSGGA from the coding sequence ATGACTGTCGGCCAGGACTCGGCCACCCTCACCCTCGGCATTCCCGGCTTTACCTACGCCGACCTTTACGAGCCGCGGGCCCTGGCGCGTTTGACCGCGACCTTCGACGCCTACCTGGCCGACAGGGACGCCAGCGTCGGCGCGCGCCTCGCAGCCTTCCGCGCCTGCCAGGGCGAAGGCATGACGCCCGAGGAACGCTCCTTCGTGCTGACCGACGCCGCGCCGCATCTCGGCGCATTCCTCGCGCGCCTGTTCCGCATCGAGGCGGCATGGGACGCGCAGGGCGCGATGATCCGCGACGAAGACCAGACCGTGCTCGGTTTCCGCAACCAGTTCATCGAACCCTTGGCCAAGAAATACAAAGGCGTCGATGTCGCGAGCTTCGACCGCGCGGCGCTGACCGGTGCGGTGCAGGCGCTACGTGACGCGGCCCGCGACGGCGCGCGCCTGGTGCATGACGACGAATACCTGACCGCGCGCGCCGCCGCGCTGCTCGGTGCGGACGCGCCGAACCCGCGCTTCCTCGCCCAGTTGCGCCAGCATGCCGCGTGGTCCGCGCTTGCCGATGACGAGATGCTGACCGAAACCGCGCGCGTCGCCCTCGAACAGTGGTGCCTCACCGTGCAGGCCGACGACAACTTCGCACCGGCCGCCAGCAATGCCTGGGTGTCGTTCAAGCAGCCGGCCAAGACCGATGTGCAGCACCTCGTGCATCACCCCGAATTCGATCGCGGCGGTTACAAGGCGTGGGCCGCCGAGGACAAGCACCGCCGTCGGCGCGACGGTTTCTCGTTGACCGATCCGCGTTACGGCCAGCGTCGCGTGCTGTACGAAGTGGACCACTGCATCTATTGCCACGATCGCGACAACGACACCTGCTCCAAGGGCATGCCGAACAAGAAGGACGGTGGCTTCAAGACCAATGCGCTGGGCGTGCCGGTCACCGGTTGCCCGCTCGGCGAGAAGATCTCCGAGATGCACGTGGTCAAGCGCCAGGGCGACAACATCGGCGCGCTGGCCCTGATCGTGATCGACAACCCGATGTGCCCCGGCACCGGTCACCGCATCTGCAATGACTGCATGAAGGGCTGCATCTACCAGAAGACCGAGCCGGTCAACATTCCGCAGATCGAAACCAACGTTCTGACCGATGTGCTGAACCTGCCGTGGGGCTTCGAGATCTATGCGCTGCTGACGCGCTGGAACCCACTCAACGTCAAGCGCCCGCAGCTCGCGCCCTACAACGGCAAGAAAGTCATGGTGGTGGGCCTGGGGCCGGCCGGCTACACGCTCGCCCATTACCTGTTGCAGGAAGGTTTCGCGGTGGTCGGCATCGACGCGCTCAAGGTCGAACCGCTGCCCGCCTACCTGACCGGGTCCGCCACCGCGCCGCCACAGCCGGTGCGCGATTTCGCCACGCTCTACGAAGACCTCGACAAGCGCACCAACAACGGCTTCGGCGGTGTCGCCGAGTACGGCATCACGGTGCGCTGGGACAAGAACTTCCTCAAGGTCATCTATCTCACCCTGCTGCGCCGTCGCACCTTCCGCGCCTACGGCGGCGTGCGTTTCGGTGGCAGCCTCAATCTCGACGACGCGTGGAACTTCGGTTTCGATCACGTCGCGCTGGCGACCGGTGCCGGCAAACCCTCGATCATCGGGCTCAAGAACAACCTCATCCGCGGCATCCGCAAGGCCTCGGACTTCCTCATGGGTCTGCAGTTGACCGGCGCCGCCAAGCACAGCTCGCTGGCCAACCTGCAGGTGCGCCTGCCGGCCGGCGTGATCGGCGGCGGCCTGACGGCGGTCGATACCGCCACGGAAGTGATGGCCTATTACCCGCGCCAGGTCGAGAAGACGCTCAATCGCTACGAGGCCTTGTGCGCCTCACTCGGCGTCGACGCGGTGCGTGCGAAATACGATGCGGAAGAGCTCGGCATCCTCGATGAGTTCATCGCTCACGGCCAGGCGGTGCGCGCCGAGCGTGCGCGCGCGGCGGCGGCCGGCGAACAGCCGGACTTCGCGCCGCTGGTCAAGCAGTGGGGCGGCGTGACGCTGTTCTATCGCAAGAGCATTCACGACTCGCCGGCCTATCGCCAGAACCACGAGGAAGTGAACGAGGCTTTGCAGGAAGGCATCTACATCGCCACCGGCATGAATCCCGAAGAAGCCTTCGCCGACGAGTTCGGCGCGCTGAAATCGGTGCGCTTCTCACGCGGCAAGGGTGAAGACGACATCGAACTGCCCTTGAAGGCATTGTTCGTCGCGGCCGGCACCTCGCCCAACATCATCTACGAGCAGGAACACCCCGGCACCTTCGATTTGGACGGCAAGTTCTTCCGCCGCTTCGAGCCGGTGGACGGCAAGCTCAAGGCCGTCGAAGGTTCCTTGATTCCGAAGCTCGGCGCGCCCTCGCCCTTCACCTCCTACGAGCGTGACGGCCGCTACGTGACGTTCTACGGCGACAACCACCCGGTCTACGCCGGCAACGTGGTCAAGGCCATGGCGAGCGCCAAGGACGGGTATCCCTACATCGTCGACCTGTTCAAGGATCACATCGCGGCCTTGAAGGATGACGAGCAGCCACAGCGGGAAGTGGACCTGCACCGTTTCATCGCGCGCCTCGACGAAAGCTTCCTGGCGACGGTGGTGGCGGTCAACCGCCTGACCCCGACCATCATCGAAGTGGTGGCCCATGCGCCGGCGGCGGCCGCCAAGTTCGAACCCGGCCAGTTCTACCGCGTGCAGAACCCGGAAGCGTTCGCGCCGCGCGTCGACGGCACGGTGCTGGCGCCGGAAGGCCTGGCGCTGACCGGCGCGTGGGTCGACAAGGAGCAGGGCCTGGTGTCGCTGATCGCGCTCGAGATGGGCACCTCCTCACGCCTCTTGCAGCGTTGCCGTCCCGGCGACCCGCTGGTGGTGATGGGCGTGACCGGCGCGCCGACCCACATCCCGCGCAACAGCAACGTGCTGATGGTGGGTGGCGGTCTCGGCAACGCCGTGCTGTTCTCGATCGGCAAGGCGCTGCGCGCGGCCGGCAACAAGGTGCTGTACTTCGCCGGCTACAAGAAGCCGCAGGACGTGTTCAAGCTCGACGACATCGAAGCGGCGGCCGACATCGTGGTGTGGTCGGTCGACCCCGGCCCCGAGGTCGAAGCGATCAAGCCGCGCCGCGCGCAGGACCGCTCCTTCGTCGGCAACGTGGTGCAGTCCATGATTGCCTATGCCGAAGGCCAGCTTGGCGAGGTGACGCTGCCGCTCGAGACCATGGAAGAGGTCATCGTGATCGGTTCGGACATGATGATGGCGGCGGTCAAGCGTGCGCGCTTCGAAGTGCTGAAGCCCTACCTGAAACCCGACCATGCGGCCATCGGCTCCATCAACTCGCCGATGCAATGCATGATGAAGGGCGTGTGCGCGCAGTGCCTGTGCAAGCACGTCGATCCGAAGACCGGTGAAGAGAGCTTCGTGTATTCCTGCTACAACCAGGATCAGCCGCTGGACGCCGTGGATTTCCCCAATCTGCGTGCGCGCCTGCGTCAGAACACGGTGCAGGAGAAGCTTTCCAACATGTACCTGGACCACCTCTTGAGCAGCGGCGGCGCCTGA
- a CDS encoding methyltransferase, with translation MPSTAGDVVAPLAYLVPQGGRAQRLIYPPNSGRPSRLPAQEHHRLTIVDCRALGEAPTLDGAGFALLTAPSAIDDFYDDALVRSRYYPEVAQLLHRALGALDVVVFDHNQRSALRAAQGQPGIRMPVDAAHNDYTPQSGPRRAREILADAGRPAYSGQRMALVNVWRPIVGPVQDVPLAVCDARSANPADFVATDIHHFGEDDLEHPRHSGEIYSVTYNPAHRWYYASDMQRDEVLLLKNWDSCADGRASYTPHTGFRNPAAPPDAHARESIEVRTLVVYP, from the coding sequence ATGCCCAGTACCGCCGGCGACGTCGTCGCCCCGCTCGCCTATCTCGTCCCCCAGGGCGGCCGCGCCCAGCGCCTGATCTATCCGCCCAACAGCGGCCGCCCCTCGCGCTTGCCGGCCCAGGAGCACCACCGCCTGACCATCGTCGACTGTCGTGCGCTCGGCGAGGCGCCCACCCTCGACGGCGCCGGCTTCGCCCTGCTCACGGCGCCGTCGGCCATCGACGACTTCTATGACGACGCACTGGTGCGCAGCCGCTACTACCCCGAGGTCGCGCAACTTCTGCACCGCGCGCTGGGCGCTCTTGACGTGGTGGTGTTCGATCACAACCAGCGCAGCGCGCTGCGCGCCGCGCAGGGGCAGCCCGGCATACGCATGCCGGTCGACGCCGCGCACAACGATTACACGCCCCAGTCCGGCCCGCGCCGCGCGCGGGAAATCCTCGCCGATGCGGGGCGTCCCGCTTACAGCGGACAGCGCATGGCGCTGGTCAACGTCTGGCGGCCGATAGTCGGGCCGGTGCAGGACGTACCGCTGGCGGTGTGCGATGCGCGCAGCGCCAACCCCGCCGACTTCGTAGCCACCGACATCCATCATTTCGGCGAGGACGACCTCGAACATCCGCGCCATAGCGGCGAAATCTATTCGGTGACCTACAATCCTGCGCACCGCTGGTACTACGCCAGCGACATGCAGCGCGACGAGGTGCTGTTGCTCAAGAACTGGGATTCCTGCGCCGACGGACGGGCGAGTTACACCCCCCACACCGGCTTCCGCAACCCGGCCGCGCCGCCTGACGCGCATGCGCGGGAGAGCATCGAGGTCAGGACGCTGGTCGTATACCCCTGA
- a CDS encoding PilZ domain-containing protein, giving the protein MITKNTNNRRQYYRHEPPPQGAPSLSLGLDGRHWTAAEVVNVSLKGVRLVFDHPDLPALASGQAVTTSISIPGMGSTAEIASHVVLCATRGTQRVVAIAFSDAPDLGNHATADFFRIFNRREDLRRNAGAGQAALSALVLNADGSADGVIDLQLRDLSDKGVGFVVDTPTDAFMRDGASLALPVPGRQRSVCAAQVRRRDAHDGSVHYGCTFDGAAS; this is encoded by the coding sequence ATGATCACCAAGAACACCAATAATCGTCGTCAGTACTATCGCCACGAACCGCCGCCGCAGGGCGCGCCCAGCTTGAGCCTGGGACTCGACGGTCGACACTGGACCGCCGCCGAGGTCGTCAACGTCAGCCTCAAGGGCGTGCGCCTGGTGTTCGATCACCCGGACCTGCCGGCCCTCGCCAGCGGCCAGGCGGTGACCACGTCGATCAGCATCCCGGGCATGGGCAGCACTGCCGAAATCGCCAGCCACGTGGTGCTGTGCGCGACGCGCGGCACGCAGCGCGTGGTGGCCATCGCTTTCTCCGATGCGCCCGATCTCGGCAACCACGCCACCGCCGATTTCTTCCGCATCTTCAATCGCCGTGAAGACCTGCGTCGCAATGCCGGCGCCGGCCAGGCGGCATTGTCGGCGCTGGTGCTGAATGCCGATGGCAGCGCCGATGGCGTGATCGATCTCCAATTGCGCGACCTGTCGGACAAGGGCGTGGGATTCGTGGTCGACACCCCGACCGACGCCTTCATGCGCGACGGCGCCTCGCTGGCGCTGCCGGTGCCCGGTCGCCAGCGCAGCGTATGCGCGGCGCAGGTGCGACGCCGCGACGCCCATGACGGCAGCGTGCATTACGGTTGCACCTTCGACGGCGCGGCCAGCTAG
- a CDS encoding cytochrome P450: MTSATPDAVRDFDLRRLPDSFYLDPYPTFHALRREAPLHRCPDGSWLLTRHADLNHVYRNPRLFSSDKQQQFRPMFGDSPLFEHHTTSLVFNDPPLHTQVRKAIGDALSPRVVAAMQASLTSLVDGLIDAMAVRGECCLMQDFASAIPIEVIGNLLALRREDRQPLQRWSNAILGALEFGSDSARLAEGNQAVNEFVAFLEVLIAERRRDAATADDIVSRLIRWETPDFRLSEFQIVHQCIFLLNAGHETTTNLIGNGVLALLNHPAELRRLRADPTLIDATVEECLRYEAPVQLGNRTVTATTRIGDVELEPGTVLTLAIGAANRDPAVFDAPDVFDITRTPNPHLAFGAGIHTCAGLAVARLEARIAISRLVERFPALALAGEPRRARRARFRALEELPVICR; the protein is encoded by the coding sequence ATGACCAGCGCCACGCCCGATGCCGTCCGCGATTTCGATCTGCGCCGCCTGCCGGACAGTTTCTATCTCGACCCTTATCCCACCTTCCATGCCCTGCGCCGCGAGGCGCCGCTCCATCGCTGCCCGGACGGCAGTTGGCTGCTCACCCGTCATGCCGATCTGAACCACGTCTACCGCAATCCGCGCCTGTTCAGCTCGGACAAGCAACAGCAGTTCCGCCCCATGTTCGGCGACAGTCCGCTGTTCGAGCATCACACCACCAGCCTGGTGTTCAACGATCCGCCGCTTCACACCCAGGTGCGCAAGGCCATCGGTGATGCGCTGTCGCCGCGCGTGGTGGCCGCCATGCAGGCCAGTCTCACGAGCCTGGTCGATGGTCTCATCGACGCCATGGCGGTGCGCGGCGAGTGTTGCCTCATGCAGGACTTCGCGTCCGCCATTCCCATCGAAGTGATAGGCAACCTGCTGGCGCTGCGACGCGAGGATCGACAGCCACTGCAGCGCTGGTCCAACGCCATCCTCGGCGCGCTGGAATTCGGCTCCGACAGCGCGCGCCTGGCCGAGGGCAACCAGGCGGTCAATGAATTCGTGGCGTTCCTCGAAGTGCTGATCGCCGAGCGGCGGCGCGACGCGGCCACCGCCGACGACATCGTCAGTCGCCTCATCCGCTGGGAGACGCCCGACTTCCGCCTGAGCGAGTTCCAGATCGTCCACCAGTGCATCTTTCTCTTGAATGCCGGGCACGAGACCACCACCAATCTCATCGGTAACGGCGTGCTGGCGCTGCTCAACCATCCGGCCGAGCTGCGACGGCTGCGCGCGGACCCGACGCTCATCGATGCGACGGTGGAGGAGTGCCTGCGCTACGAGGCGCCGGTGCAGCTCGGCAACCGCACCGTGACGGCGACGACGCGCATCGGCGACGTGGAGCTCGAGCCCGGCACGGTGTTGACGCTCGCCATCGGCGCCGCCAACCGAGACCCGGCGGTGTTCGACGCGCCCGATGTGTTCGACATCACGCGCACGCCCAACCCGCATCTCGCCTTCGGCGCCGGCATCCACACCTGCGCGGGCCTCGCGGTGGCGCGCTTGGAGGCGCGCATCGCGATATCACGCCTGGTCGAACGATTTCCGGCCTTGGCGCTGGCGGGTGAACCACGGCGTGCGCGGCGTGCGCGTTTTCGCGCGCTGGAGGAATTGCCGGTGATCTGCCGTTGA
- a CDS encoding aromatic ring-hydroxylating dioxygenase subunit alpha, translated as MSDTDTAAKSEAAARAQLADARTPLIRNAWYVVALAEEVTRTPLGRDVMETSLVLYRGEDGRAVALQNRCCHRSFPLAHGSLEGDAIRCGYHGLLYARDGRCIDIPMQDKIPPRLGLRAYPLVERGPLLWAWFGAPEAADASLLPHPAWLGAPQWDMYIGYLPISASYVHMHENLLDLSHLSFLHPKTFGTPEYARAPVELAVKGDDIQVWRRVECQLPDIYAVPLAWQGCRAERSSGSRFVAPGLHVNTGILRNLERPAVADDELPTIRVAQLITPIDKTHLHYWFVGCRNFARGRADIDDFMRSAQIKAFSEDQFAMEAITRMHAVDQHAPLEEMHIPTDAAGLAMRRVLRALANREARDGAGLHGA; from the coding sequence ATGTCCGACACCGACACCGCAGCGAAGTCCGAAGCCGCCGCGCGCGCGCAACTCGCCGACGCGCGCACGCCGCTGATCCGCAATGCCTGGTACGTGGTGGCCCTCGCCGAGGAAGTCACGCGTACGCCGCTCGGCCGCGACGTCATGGAAACCTCGTTGGTGCTTTACCGCGGCGAGGACGGTCGTGCGGTGGCACTGCAGAACCGCTGCTGTCACCGCTCCTTTCCGCTTGCCCACGGCAGCCTGGAGGGCGACGCCATCCGCTGCGGCTATCACGGCCTGCTGTATGCGCGCGACGGCCGCTGCATCGACATTCCGATGCAGGACAAGATCCCGCCGCGCCTCGGTCTGCGCGCCTACCCGCTCGTCGAGCGCGGGCCGCTGCTGTGGGCGTGGTTCGGCGCGCCGGAGGCCGCCGATGCCAGCCTGTTGCCGCACCCCGCATGGTTGGGCGCGCCGCAGTGGGACATGTACATCGGCTACCTGCCGATTTCCGCCAGCTACGTGCACATGCACGAGAACCTGCTCGATCTCTCGCATCTTTCCTTCCTGCACCCCAAGACCTTCGGCACGCCGGAATACGCGCGCGCGCCGGTGGAACTGGCGGTCAAGGGTGACGATATCCAGGTGTGGCGCCGCGTCGAATGCCAGTTGCCCGACATCTACGCCGTGCCGCTGGCGTGGCAGGGCTGCCGTGCCGAGCGCAGTTCCGGCTCGCGGTTCGTGGCGCCCGGCCTGCACGTCAACACTGGCATCCTGCGCAATCTCGAGCGTCCGGCCGTGGCCGACGATGAGCTGCCCACCATCCGCGTCGCGCAGCTCATCACGCCCATCGACAAGACTCACCTGCATTACTGGTTCGTCGGTTGCCGCAATTTCGCGCGCGGCCGCGCCGACATCGACGACTTCATGCGCAGCGCGCAAATCAAGGCCTTCAGCGAAGACCAGTTCGCGATGGAAGCGATCACGCGCATGCACGCGGTGGACCAGCACGCGCCGCTCGAGGAGATGCACATCCCGACCGACGCCGCCGGGCTCGCCATGCGCCGCGTGCTGCGTGCGCTGGCCAATCGCGAAGCGCGCGACGGCGCTGGTCTTCACGGCGCATAG